A genomic region of Kribbella sp. NBC_00382 contains the following coding sequences:
- a CDS encoding amidohydrolase family protein: MTETGVLRLAGTVLPAGEQQELHLSGGLVVDRPATADVTTVSTGGWIVPGLVDAHCHIGLDSHGPVDRDVQEQQATVDRDAGALLVRDAGSAADTRWIDEREDLPKIIRAGRHIARSKRYIRNYGWEIEPEELVAYVEQEARRGDGWVKLVGDWIDRDAGDLTACWPLEALTAAITRAHELNARVTAHVFGEHALPDLLAAGIDCIEHGTGLLPDMLDDMAARGVAVVPTLIQLENFPLYADQAAGKFPVYADHMRDLYARRRDTLRSAVEAGVPVYAGTDAGGVLGHGLVAQEIQALTTIGLSGEQALAAGSWAARTWLGAPADLTPGNPADLVVYAEDPRANPAVLSHPECIVLRGRVYRP; encoded by the coding sequence ATGACCGAGACCGGTGTACTACGGCTCGCCGGCACGGTACTGCCGGCCGGTGAGCAGCAAGAGCTTCACCTCAGTGGCGGGCTGGTCGTCGACCGGCCCGCCACTGCTGATGTCACCACCGTCAGTACGGGCGGCTGGATCGTGCCCGGCCTGGTGGACGCGCACTGCCACATCGGCCTGGACAGCCATGGCCCGGTCGACCGGGACGTACAGGAGCAGCAGGCGACTGTCGACCGGGATGCCGGGGCCCTGCTGGTCCGGGACGCGGGCTCGGCCGCTGATACCCGCTGGATCGACGAGCGGGAGGACCTGCCCAAGATCATCCGGGCCGGCCGGCACATCGCCCGATCCAAGCGCTACATCCGCAACTACGGCTGGGAGATCGAGCCGGAGGAGCTGGTCGCGTACGTCGAGCAGGAGGCCCGCCGCGGCGACGGCTGGGTCAAGCTGGTGGGGGACTGGATCGACCGCGACGCGGGCGACCTGACCGCCTGCTGGCCGCTGGAGGCGCTCACTGCAGCGATCACTCGGGCCCATGAGCTCAACGCCCGGGTGACCGCGCACGTCTTCGGCGAACACGCCCTACCCGACCTGCTGGCCGCAGGCATCGACTGCATCGAGCACGGCACCGGCCTACTGCCCGACATGCTCGACGACATGGCCGCCCGTGGCGTTGCCGTCGTCCCGACGCTCATCCAGCTCGAGAACTTCCCCCTGTACGCCGACCAGGCCGCCGGCAAGTTCCCCGTGTACGCCGACCACATGCGTGACCTGTACGCCCGTCGCCGCGACACCCTGCGCTCCGCCGTAGAGGCAGGGGTGCCCGTCTACGCGGGGACCGACGCAGGCGGCGTACTCGGGCACGGCCTGGTCGCCCAGGAGATCCAGGCCCTCACCACCATCGGCCTGTCCGGCGAACAGGCCCTCGCCGCCGGCTCCTGGGCCGCCCGTACCTGGCTAGGCGCCCCCGCCGACCTCACCCCCGGCAACCCGGCCGACCTCGTCGTGTACGCCGAGGACCCGCGCGCCAACCCGGCCGTCCTCAGCCACCCCGAGTGCATCGTCCTGCGCGGCCGCGTCTACCGCCCCTGA
- a CDS encoding arginase family protein, which produces MFNAAAMAGYTVKLADRVGALVDEGKFVVLLGGECSNLLGPTLALRRRGRYGVVYLDGHSDFRTVDNDAYVGAAGGEALALVTGRGQDDLTDLENLKPYVRDTDAVMLGYREDEAYLDSLRAAGIPDWSARTIIDNPSAAAIGVLKHLERDDLDGFWVHLDVDILDAEVMPAVDSPDPGGLQHEHLRQLLRPILASPKCVGFDIGIFDPDLDPDGRYSAELTDTLVAVLTD; this is translated from the coding sequence GTGTTCAACGCGGCGGCGATGGCGGGCTACACGGTCAAGTTGGCTGATCGGGTTGGTGCGTTGGTTGATGAGGGCAAGTTCGTGGTGTTGCTTGGTGGGGAGTGCAGCAACCTGCTCGGGCCGACGCTCGCGTTGCGGCGGCGGGGGCGGTACGGGGTGGTTTATCTGGACGGGCATTCGGATTTCCGTACCGTCGACAACGACGCGTATGTCGGGGCCGCCGGGGGCGAGGCGCTCGCGTTGGTGACCGGGCGCGGGCAGGACGATCTCACCGATCTCGAGAACCTCAAGCCATACGTGCGCGACACCGACGCCGTGATGCTCGGCTATCGCGAGGACGAGGCCTACCTGGACAGCCTCAGAGCAGCGGGCATCCCGGACTGGTCGGCTCGCACGATCATCGACAACCCGTCAGCCGCGGCGATCGGCGTGCTCAAGCATCTCGAGCGCGATGACCTGGACGGCTTCTGGGTTCACCTCGACGTCGACATCCTCGACGCGGAGGTGATGCCAGCCGTCGACAGTCCGGACCCAGGTGGGCTGCAGCACGAACACCTGCGCCAGCTCCTCAGGCCGATCCTCGCCTCGCCGAAATGCGTCGGCTTCGACATCGGCATCTTCGACCCGGACCTGGACCCCGACGGCCGCTACTCCGCGGAGCTCACCGACACCCTGGTCGCAGTACTGACGGACTAG
- a CDS encoding N-acetylmuramoyl-L-alanine amidase, with translation MGKTARVPRLTALLAAAAAGAIALSGALPSTAAPAPEPTGPQTGSAVPGDLAQAFNAAAIKYDVPREVLVSIGYAESHLDGHNGLPSQDNGYGLMHLASNPQNPTLSEAAKLTGLPVEQLSKDSAANITGAAAVLDSYADQAGLSGNARTDLAKWYSVVAKYSHSADAPTGRLYTDEVYRIIGEGVGSVGTQPKKVTPDRGAYAKVAPLGTKSPSSIQAVDYPGAIWNAACTCNYRVGRTKAITTIVIHVTQGSYAGTISWFKNSAAQVSAHYVIRSSDGQVTQMVAEKDTAWHVGSENGYSIGIEHEGFVDQPSWFTDAMYRSSAAVTRNIAERRGIPKDRAHIKGHSELPNQTHTDPGPNWNWTYYMQLVNGGNPPTYNFTTYGSGVRVRTEPKLTASIITELPGPTQVFVTCQKQGDTVTAEGTTNNWWAKLRDQGGYMSNIYISDPNPKLPGVPVCA, from the coding sequence ATGGGTAAGACCGCCCGAGTGCCCAGACTGACCGCGCTGCTCGCCGCAGCCGCTGCCGGAGCCATCGCCCTCAGCGGCGCGCTCCCAAGCACTGCCGCACCAGCGCCCGAACCAACCGGCCCCCAGACCGGATCGGCTGTGCCAGGTGACCTGGCGCAGGCCTTCAACGCAGCCGCCATCAAGTACGACGTACCCCGTGAAGTACTCGTCAGCATCGGCTATGCCGAGTCCCACCTGGACGGCCACAACGGCCTGCCCAGCCAGGACAACGGCTACGGCCTGATGCACCTGGCCAGCAACCCGCAGAACCCGACGCTGTCCGAGGCGGCCAAGCTGACCGGCCTGCCGGTCGAGCAGCTGTCCAAGGACTCGGCGGCCAACATCACCGGCGCCGCTGCCGTCCTCGACTCGTACGCCGACCAGGCCGGCCTCAGCGGGAATGCCCGCACCGACCTGGCCAAGTGGTACTCCGTCGTCGCGAAGTACTCGCACTCCGCCGACGCACCGACCGGCCGGCTCTACACCGACGAGGTCTACCGGATCATCGGTGAGGGCGTCGGCTCGGTCGGCACCCAGCCCAAGAAGGTCACCCCGGACCGCGGCGCGTACGCCAAGGTGGCCCCGCTCGGCACCAAGAGCCCGTCGTCGATCCAGGCGGTCGACTACCCGGGCGCGATCTGGAACGCGGCCTGCACCTGCAACTACCGGGTCGGCCGGACCAAGGCGATCACCACGATCGTCATCCACGTCACCCAGGGCTCGTACGCCGGAACCATCAGCTGGTTCAAGAACTCCGCGGCCCAGGTGAGCGCGCACTACGTGATCCGGTCCAGCGACGGCCAGGTCACCCAGATGGTGGCCGAGAAGGACACCGCCTGGCACGTCGGCTCCGAGAACGGGTACTCGATCGGGATCGAGCACGAGGGCTTCGTGGACCAGCCGTCCTGGTTCACCGACGCCATGTACCGCTCGTCGGCGGCAGTGACCAGGAACATCGCCGAGCGCCGGGGCATCCCGAAGGATCGGGCCCACATCAAGGGTCACTCCGAGCTGCCGAACCAGACCCACACGGACCCCGGTCCGAACTGGAACTGGACCTACTACATGCAGCTGGTCAACGGCGGCAACCCGCCGACGTACAACTTCACCACCTACGGCTCCGGCGTCCGGGTCCGTACGGAGCCGAAGCTGACCGCCTCGATCATCACGGAACTGCCCGGCCCGACCCAGGTCTTCGTGACCTGCCAGAAGCAGGGCGACACGGTCACCGCGGAGGGCACCACCAACAACTGGTGGGCCAAGCTGCGCGACCAGGGCGGCTATATGTCCAACATCTACATCTCCGACCCGAACCCGAAACTTCCTGGGGTTCCTGTCTGCGCGTAG
- the ffh gene encoding signal recognition particle protein, translating into MFDTLSDRLSAAFKNLRGKGKLTDADIDATAREIRIALLEADVALPVVKDFIAAVKERASGADVRGGLNPAQQVIKIVNEELVTILGGQTRELRMAKRPPTVIMLAGLQGAGKTTLAGKLAKWLKETKHQTPMLVAADLQRPNAVTQLQVVGDRAGVPVFAPEPGNGVGDPVDVARQAMAEAKSKQYSVVIVDTAGRLGVDEELMKQAADIRDAVTPDEILFVVDAMIGQDAVTTAQAFLDGVGFDGVVLSKLDGDARGGAALSIAQVTGRQVMFASNGEKLEDFDVFHPDRMASRILGMGDVMSLIEQAEKSFDAEEAAKTAAKLQKKGGKDFTLDDFLAQMQSVRKMGPLTKIFGMLPGAAQFKDQLENFDEREIDRIEAVIHSMTPAERTDPNIINGSRRLRIANGSGTEVATVSGLVERFFEARKMMSAMASGKGMPGMPGMPGMGGAGGGKKAKQQAKKGKPKRGSGNPAKRANQGPSEPAAPAAGQLPAAFGGGGKDGNFELPDDLKKMLGGN; encoded by the coding sequence GTGTTCGACACGCTTTCTGATCGCCTGTCCGCCGCCTTCAAGAATCTGCGCGGCAAGGGCAAGCTGACCGACGCCGACATCGACGCGACCGCCCGGGAGATCCGGATCGCGTTGCTGGAGGCCGATGTCGCGCTGCCGGTGGTGAAGGACTTCATCGCGGCGGTCAAGGAGCGGGCCAGCGGCGCCGACGTGCGCGGCGGGCTGAACCCGGCGCAGCAGGTGATCAAGATCGTGAACGAGGAGCTCGTCACGATCCTCGGTGGCCAGACGCGTGAGCTGCGGATGGCCAAGCGGCCGCCGACGGTGATCATGCTCGCGGGTCTGCAGGGCGCCGGTAAGACGACGCTGGCCGGCAAGCTGGCGAAGTGGCTGAAGGAGACCAAGCACCAGACCCCGATGCTGGTCGCGGCCGACCTCCAGCGCCCGAACGCGGTGACCCAGCTCCAGGTGGTCGGCGACCGGGCGGGCGTACCGGTGTTCGCGCCCGAGCCGGGGAACGGTGTCGGTGACCCGGTCGACGTCGCCCGGCAGGCGATGGCCGAGGCCAAGAGCAAGCAGTACAGCGTCGTCATCGTCGACACGGCCGGCCGGCTGGGTGTCGACGAGGAGCTGATGAAGCAGGCCGCGGACATCCGCGACGCGGTCACCCCGGACGAGATCCTGTTCGTCGTCGACGCGATGATCGGCCAGGACGCGGTCACCACCGCGCAGGCCTTCCTCGACGGCGTCGGCTTCGACGGCGTGGTGCTGTCCAAGCTCGACGGTGACGCCCGTGGTGGTGCCGCGCTGTCGATCGCGCAGGTCACCGGCCGCCAGGTGATGTTCGCCAGCAACGGCGAGAAGCTCGAGGACTTCGACGTCTTCCACCCCGACCGGATGGCGTCCCGCATCCTCGGCATGGGCGACGTGATGAGCCTGATCGAGCAGGCGGAGAAGTCGTTCGACGCCGAGGAGGCGGCCAAGACCGCCGCCAAGCTGCAGAAGAAGGGCGGCAAGGACTTCACCCTGGACGACTTCCTCGCCCAGATGCAGTCGGTGCGCAAGATGGGCCCGCTGACCAAGATCTTCGGCATGCTGCCCGGCGCGGCCCAGTTCAAGGACCAGTTGGAGAACTTCGACGAGCGCGAGATCGACCGGATCGAGGCGGTCATCCACTCGATGACCCCGGCCGAGCGGACCGACCCGAACATCATCAACGGGTCCCGCCGGCTCCGGATCGCGAACGGCTCGGGCACCGAGGTGGCCACCGTCAGCGGCCTGGTCGAGCGGTTCTTCGAGGCCCGCAAGATGATGTCCGCGATGGCGTCCGGCAAGGGAATGCCCGGTATGCCCGGGATGCCTGGCATGGGTGGTGCCGGCGGTGGGAAGAAGGCCAAGCAGCAGGCCAAGAAGGGCAAGCCCAAGCGCGGTTCGGGCAACCCGGCCAAGCGCGCCAACCAGGGCCCGAGCGAGCCCGCCGCACCTGCGGCCGGTCAGCTCCCGGCGGCCTTCGGCGGAGGCGGTAAGGACGGGAACTTCGAGCTGCCCGACGACCTGAAGAAGATGCTGGGCGGGAACTGA
- a CDS encoding pentapeptide repeat-containing protein, with protein sequence MADVGDLVARDSAVYQEFARLYQLARDLRPTGTDRWSGNLYATPGGSWGGYNPSTGDIRLSGPLVLRHLVDPSSTAQERAEAIATVLHEATHAGMAVDAPNEPNAVRTEHSIGAIEGFAELRTMSDFDLYAAQAGYPELKLRKPQYPGAFAAMDSLAEQASGPAKDRDAFIAEGTRGPGVMHFDQLADGVVRNRLAEVVPFHEEHRRAVRAALIGAMLHRGWPVLKHMPAETGVTIAGEIRQKLNSKVDEIRRHYRASPGEVFPVDAPNAQVGRERVLDRAKGGAGPRRQVDGAGRAGSAKTGPGNTGPRNTGPGNTGPGNAVAGKGDPGVGHPSLRFLSGQAGAAGAVRGRPVLGDGARGRGTGGGPGQGRGEPERG encoded by the coding sequence ATGGCGGATGTCGGCGACCTGGTAGCGCGAGACTCCGCCGTCTACCAGGAATTCGCGCGGCTGTATCAGCTGGCGCGGGATCTGCGGCCCACCGGCACCGATCGCTGGAGCGGCAACCTCTATGCGACGCCAGGTGGAAGCTGGGGCGGCTACAACCCCAGCACTGGCGACATTCGCTTGTCCGGTCCGCTCGTACTTCGCCATCTCGTCGACCCGTCCTCGACCGCACAGGAGCGTGCCGAGGCGATCGCGACCGTGCTGCATGAGGCAACTCACGCTGGGATGGCCGTGGACGCGCCGAACGAACCGAACGCGGTACGGACCGAGCACTCGATCGGCGCCATCGAGGGATTCGCCGAGCTCCGGACGATGAGCGATTTCGACCTGTACGCCGCCCAGGCGGGGTACCCGGAGCTGAAGCTACGCAAGCCCCAGTACCCCGGCGCCTTCGCCGCGATGGACAGCCTCGCCGAGCAGGCTTCCGGACCGGCGAAGGATCGTGACGCCTTCATCGCTGAGGGCACTCGCGGGCCGGGAGTCATGCATTTCGATCAGTTGGCTGATGGAGTGGTGCGTAACCGGTTGGCCGAGGTCGTTCCCTTTCATGAAGAGCATCGGCGCGCGGTACGGGCGGCGTTGATCGGGGCGATGTTGCATCGAGGATGGCCGGTGCTCAAGCACATGCCGGCCGAGACCGGGGTGACCATCGCTGGGGAGATTCGGCAGAAGCTGAATTCGAAGGTTGATGAGATTCGGCGGCATTACCGCGCATCGCCTGGGGAGGTGTTTCCGGTGGATGCTCCTAATGCGCAGGTGGGGCGGGAGAGGGTGCTTGATCGGGCGAAGGGTGGGGCGGGTCCGCGGAGGCAGGTGGATGGGGCTGGTCGCGCAGGATCTGCCAAGACCGGGCCGGGGAACACGGGACCGAGGAATACGGGGCCGGGAAATACGGGGCCGGGGAACGCCGTGGCTGGGAAGGGAGATCCGGGTGTGGGGCATCCGAGTCTGCGGTTTTTGAGTGGGCAGGCTGGGGCGGCGGGGGCTGTTCGGGGGCGGCCGGTGTTGGGGGATGGGGCTCGGGGGCGTGGGACTGGTGGCGGGCCTGGGCAGGGGCGGGGTGAGCCGGAGCGGGGGTAG
- a CDS encoding lytic transglycosylase domain-containing protein — translation MRQQFKNLDTWRGKLTAVWVCIAPPTALVVVFVAGGVTSNTFIVDAQALSQPRQDTVFDELAGTLPSGPGVDGSIPTEQRSQIEVPVTGAVDSPQQPTTGVTGDVSGIPGTVLAAYQKAANDLAVAQPNCGITWPLLAGIGKVESAHASGGRVDANGLTRGKILGPVLDGGPGMSAIADTDQGVYDGDTKWDRAVGPMQFIPGTWKSFGADGNGDGVKDPHNIFDAARAAGDYLCAGGANLKDPEGLVQAVLRYNHSMDYVSTVLRWMQTYSATPVTIPDSTDPIAPPDDNGNVQNDPTPPPNTPVTTPPTTPATTPSKTPTLTPTPSPTKTTQPTKGPNGGTSSRPTTQPTRPTTPTSPTSPPTKPTTPPTQPTTPPTDTPTPTPTPTPTPTPTPCKPDETPPPTAPPAPDPTCTVPPTTPAPQDSDSPTPAPSETGSPSPASSLTSTPA, via the coding sequence ATGAGGCAGCAGTTCAAGAACCTGGACACGTGGCGGGGTAAGTTGACCGCCGTCTGGGTCTGTATTGCGCCGCCGACCGCCTTGGTCGTCGTGTTCGTGGCCGGTGGAGTCACTTCGAACACGTTCATCGTCGACGCCCAGGCGCTGAGTCAGCCGCGCCAGGACACCGTCTTCGACGAGCTGGCCGGTACCTTGCCATCCGGCCCGGGCGTCGACGGCAGCATCCCGACCGAGCAGCGGTCCCAGATCGAGGTTCCGGTCACCGGAGCAGTGGACAGCCCGCAGCAGCCGACCACCGGCGTCACGGGCGACGTATCGGGCATCCCGGGCACCGTGCTGGCGGCGTACCAGAAGGCAGCGAACGACCTGGCCGTGGCGCAGCCCAACTGCGGGATCACCTGGCCGCTGCTGGCCGGCATCGGCAAGGTCGAGTCCGCTCACGCGAGCGGTGGCCGGGTCGACGCGAACGGTCTCACCCGCGGCAAGATCCTCGGCCCGGTGCTCGACGGCGGCCCGGGGATGTCGGCGATCGCCGATACCGACCAGGGCGTCTACGACGGTGACACCAAGTGGGACCGCGCAGTCGGCCCGATGCAGTTCATCCCGGGGACCTGGAAGTCCTTCGGCGCGGACGGCAACGGCGACGGCGTCAAGGACCCGCACAACATCTTCGACGCGGCCCGTGCGGCTGGTGACTACCTCTGCGCCGGCGGCGCGAACCTGAAGGACCCGGAGGGCCTGGTCCAGGCGGTACTGCGCTACAACCACTCGATGGACTACGTGTCCACCGTGCTCCGCTGGATGCAGACCTACAGCGCGACCCCCGTGACCATCCCGGACAGCACCGACCCGATCGCCCCGCCGGACGACAACGGGAACGTGCAGAACGACCCGACCCCGCCGCCGAACACCCCGGTGACGACGCCGCCGACCACCCCGGCCACGACGCCGAGCAAGACCCCGACGCTGACGCCGACCCCGAGCCCGACCAAGACGACCCAGCCGACGAAGGGCCCGAACGGCGGTACTTCGAGCAGGCCGACGACTCAGCCGACCAGGCCGACGACGCCGACCTCGCCCACGTCGCCGCCGACCAAGCCGACGACGCCGCCCACTCAACCGACGACGCCGCCGACGGACACGCCCACGCCGACCCCGACGCCGACTCCCACCCCGACGCCGACTCCGTGCAAGCCGGACGAGACACCGCCGCCGACCGCGCCGCCAGCGCCGGACCCGACCTGCACCGTGCCGCCGACCACCCCGGCCCCGCAGGACAGCGACTCGCCGACCCCGGCGCCGTCGGAGACGGGCTCACCGAGTCCGGCGAGCTCACTGACCTCCACCCCGGCCTGA
- a CDS encoding lytic transglycosylase domain-containing protein: protein MIVPQRPGVDGRIGSDKPARADVPVQGATDGRSVVRPGRPGAVNGIPRGVFPAYRRATANLAVVRPNCGLTWPLLAGIGKVESDHASGGRVDVAGTTRGKLLGPVLNGKRGIGRIKDTDKGRYDADLVWDRAVGPMQIVPGVWNEFGADGNGDGFRNPNNVYDAVTTVAVYLCSEGDDLKRPRDLVASLLRYQHSKDFVATVLRWMRVYSKSAVLVPNLTGKLATPKTTGNVETNVDPREVPEVPDDPTTPVPPTTKPSVPASTDKPPTIPDPIATPTGRPTSRPTHTPTGKPTPPPTTDTPTPTPTPTPTPTPTPTPTETPTPTETPSGSPCAAETNPTPCTQGSGSHG, encoded by the coding sequence ATGATCGTCCCGCAGCGTCCAGGAGTGGACGGCCGGATCGGATCTGACAAACCTGCCCGGGCCGACGTGCCCGTCCAGGGAGCCACCGACGGCCGGTCCGTGGTCCGGCCGGGACGACCCGGTGCCGTGAACGGCATCCCCCGCGGGGTCTTCCCCGCCTACCGCCGCGCCACCGCGAATCTCGCCGTGGTCCGCCCCAACTGTGGGCTCACCTGGCCGTTGCTGGCCGGGATCGGCAAGGTCGAGTCCGACCACGCCTCCGGTGGCCGGGTCGACGTGGCCGGCACCACCCGTGGCAAGCTGCTCGGCCCGGTGCTGAACGGCAAGCGCGGCATCGGCCGGATCAAGGACACCGACAAGGGCCGGTACGACGCCGACCTGGTCTGGGACCGCGCCGTCGGCCCGATGCAGATCGTGCCGGGCGTCTGGAACGAGTTCGGGGCTGACGGCAACGGCGACGGCTTCCGCAACCCGAACAACGTGTACGACGCCGTCACCACCGTCGCGGTCTACCTGTGCTCCGAGGGCGACGACCTGAAGCGCCCGCGCGATCTGGTCGCCTCGCTGCTGCGGTACCAGCACTCCAAGGACTTCGTCGCCACCGTCCTGCGCTGGATGCGCGTCTACAGCAAGAGCGCGGTCCTGGTGCCGAACCTCACCGGCAAACTGGCCACGCCCAAGACGACCGGCAACGTGGAGACCAACGTGGACCCGCGCGAGGTGCCGGAGGTGCCGGACGACCCGACCACCCCCGTACCGCCGACCACGAAGCCGAGCGTGCCGGCGTCGACCGACAAGCCGCCGACGATCCCGGACCCGATCGCGACGCCGACCGGCCGCCCGACGAGCCGTCCGACGCACACGCCGACCGGCAAGCCGACGCCGCCGCCGACGACGGACACCCCGACGCCGACTCCGACGCCGACCCCGACTCCGACCCCCACGCCCACCCCGACAGAGACGCCGACCCCGACCGAGACCCCGTCCGGCTCGCCCTGCGCGGCCGAGACCAACCCCACGCCCTGCACCCAGGGCAGCGGCTCGCACGGATAA
- a CDS encoding DUF2332 domain-containing protein, whose protein sequence is MDLVANFQRQIEQFEELGSPMYADLLRRVVDDYELGGVSSRILAGCEDLPQDYVVALPLLGAVHRMVLAREAPELAVFYPSVGGEWDPVLGWEAFEQLLSARVPELRSLLSQVPQTNEVGRSIALYGGLLRLLEDVQLPVRLLEIGSSAGLNLRADQYCYLVNGVSFGQADSPVVFADAWSGRAMVPAPGLRIAERVGSDVAPVDALSEDGALTLTSYVWPDQLERLERLRGALAIARSVPADVRREDAVSFLRNVELSEGHVTVIWHSVMWFYLRAEEQTEALGLIAALGEQARDSAPLAHLRLEHDRRTPDSEVEFLIVLETWPGGSRQVLGSSGAHGLPVRWE, encoded by the coding sequence GTGGACCTCGTAGCGAACTTCCAGCGCCAGATCGAGCAGTTCGAAGAGCTTGGCTCGCCTATGTACGCGGACCTGCTCCGGCGGGTCGTGGACGACTATGAGCTCGGTGGCGTGTCCAGCCGGATCCTGGCCGGCTGCGAGGACCTGCCACAGGACTACGTGGTCGCGCTGCCTTTGCTGGGCGCCGTGCATCGCATGGTGCTGGCAAGGGAGGCTCCTGAGCTTGCAGTGTTCTACCCGAGCGTCGGGGGCGAGTGGGACCCCGTGCTCGGCTGGGAGGCGTTCGAGCAGCTGCTATCTGCGCGGGTGCCGGAGCTACGCAGCCTGTTGAGCCAGGTGCCGCAGACGAACGAGGTCGGGCGGTCTATCGCTCTCTACGGTGGGTTGCTCCGGTTGCTGGAGGATGTGCAGTTGCCGGTGCGGCTGTTGGAGATCGGGTCCAGTGCTGGGCTCAACCTGCGGGCGGACCAGTACTGCTACCTGGTGAATGGGGTTAGCTTCGGGCAGGCGGATAGCCCGGTGGTGTTTGCGGATGCCTGGTCGGGGCGGGCGATGGTGCCCGCACCGGGGTTGCGGATCGCTGAGCGGGTCGGTAGCGACGTTGCTCCGGTGGATGCGTTGAGTGAGGACGGTGCGCTGACGCTGACCTCCTACGTGTGGCCTGATCAGCTTGAGCGGTTGGAGCGGCTGCGGGGTGCTTTGGCGATCGCCCGGTCGGTGCCTGCCGACGTACGGCGTGAGGATGCGGTGTCGTTCCTGCGCAACGTCGAACTGTCCGAGGGGCACGTCACGGTCATCTGGCACTCGGTCATGTGGTTCTACCTTCGGGCTGAGGAGCAGACGGAGGCTCTCGGGCTGATCGCGGCTCTGGGGGAGCAGGCTCGCGACTCGGCGCCGCTCGCGCATCTACGGCTCGAGCACGACCGGCGTACACCCGACTCGGAGGTCGAGTTCCTGATCGTGCTCGAGACCTGGCCGGGCGGTTCGCGGCAGGTCCTGGGCAGCTCGGGCGCACACGGCCTACCGGTCCGCTGGGAATGA